One genomic region from Clostridium saccharobutylicum DSM 13864 encodes:
- a CDS encoding DUF4280 domain-containing protein produces the protein MAMTYVVDGAKIKCSKAIGESTLKKSDEWNLELHDKKMLTVADNKPDENVVPFKMCTSSKNPKVKESGNNQAPCKPVILKKWAKGKTDVYLKGELALNSECILSCMYGGIIKIIDDGQSE, from the coding sequence ATGGCAATGACATATGTAGTGGATGGAGCAAAAATAAAATGTTCTAAAGCAATAGGGGAAAGTACATTAAAAAAGTCTGATGAATGGAATTTAGAACTTCATGATAAAAAAATGCTTACTGTTGCAGATAATAAACCTGATGAAAATGTTGTACCGTTTAAGATGTGCACAAGCTCAAAAAATCCAAAGGTGAAAGAATCAGGGAATAATCAAGCACCATGTAAACCAGTTATATTAAAAAAATGGGCAAAAGGAAAAACAGATGTTTATTTAAAGGGTGAGTTAGCATTAAACAGTGAATGTATTTTAAGCTGCATGTATGGCGGAATAATAAAAATTATAGATGATGGGCAGAGTGAATAG
- a CDS encoding response regulator transcription factor: MYKVMIVDDMEIARLQLKRLKIWGEVSGFEITDEARNGYEAIQKLQTNSVDLIITDIRMPIVDGVELLEEVMKKKLALCVVLFSGYSEFEYARKGLVLGAFDYLIKPVNADDINKLLERAKLFISEKKEEKKLKVYNHSLDVTQILELIENGRTVENLAYSIFDKLVLGDFDKIRMHHIIIEFFEEVLEAINNNMIWFIKFADASYIKSLNLHDVASLEQLRDIYISCIKNLEAQIMYLYLGKSYGVLINKVSIFILNNVENEVTLSTIASYMDMNKNYLCEIFKKKTGMSLLDYMTKVKMERAKKMLRESEDRSYEIADKLGYMDPEYFSRLFKKYSGMSPTAYRKLKK; encoded by the coding sequence ATGTACAAGGTAATGATAGTTGATGATATGGAAATAGCAAGATTACAATTGAAGAGACTGAAAATATGGGGCGAAGTCTCAGGATTTGAAATTACAGATGAAGCTAGAAATGGATATGAGGCTATACAAAAGCTTCAAACTAATTCAGTTGACTTAATTATAACTGATATCCGTATGCCTATAGTAGACGGAGTAGAATTACTTGAGGAGGTAATGAAAAAAAAGCTGGCACTTTGTGTAGTCCTTTTTAGTGGCTATAGCGAATTTGAATATGCTAGAAAAGGATTGGTATTAGGTGCTTTTGATTATCTTATTAAACCAGTAAATGCAGATGATATTAACAAGTTACTTGAGAGAGCTAAATTATTCATCAGTGAAAAAAAGGAAGAGAAAAAACTAAAAGTATATAACCATTCATTAGATGTTACACAAATATTAGAATTGATTGAAAATGGCAGAACGGTAGAAAATTTGGCTTATTCTATTTTTGATAAACTAGTTTTGGGTGATTTTGATAAGATAAGAATGCATCATATAATTATAGAGTTTTTCGAAGAAGTATTGGAAGCGATAAATAATAATATGATTTGGTTTATAAAATTTGCTGATGCAAGTTACATTAAGAGTTTAAATCTGCATGATGTAGCTTCTTTAGAACAATTACGTGATATATACATTTCATGTATTAAAAATTTAGAAGCACAAATAATGTATTTATATTTAGGAAAAAGTTATGGTGTTTTAATAAATAAAGTAAGCATTTTTATTTTGAATAATGTAGAAAATGAAGTTACATTATCTACAATTGCAAGTTATATGGATATGAATAAGAATTATCTATGCGAAATTTTCAAGAAAAAGACGGGTATGTCACTTTTAGATTATATGACAAAAGTTAAAATGGAACGAGCTAAAAAGATGCTTAGAGAATCTGAAGATAGAAGTTATGAAATAGCAGATAAACTGGGTTACATGGATCCGGAGTATTTCAGCAGGCTATTTAAGAAGTATTCAGGTATGTCACCAACAGCGTATAGAAAATTAAAAAAATAA
- a CDS encoding lantibiotic immunity ABC transporter MutE/EpiE family permease subunit — protein MIKYFVSENLKIKNTFLNKFIFIMPILTIIFTLLLEPTALQKGSYNFWYIFIYPGTVTLISTLLSRVDGKIKNKSVLSLPLDLSKVWISKILIGIKSIFISCLVLFFAVQIIPIIYSNSFQNAISFLNGFIAIIILVITFSWQIPLWIYLGNKIGLFITTIISIIVNFLSSVIAVKNLWWICPFTYPSRLMCPILKILPNGLPATPGSVTFTPEFLNILNIPLGIALSIILFCLVTYLTANWYKSQEV, from the coding sequence ATGATTAAGTATTTTGTATCAGAAAACTTGAAAATAAAGAATACCTTTTTAAATAAATTTATATTTATTATGCCAATACTTACAATTATATTTACTCTTTTATTGGAGCCAACTGCATTGCAAAAAGGGTCTTACAATTTTTGGTATATTTTCATCTATCCTGGAACAGTAACTTTAATTTCTACGCTGTTAAGTAGAGTTGATGGTAAAATAAAAAATAAATCAGTACTATCACTACCTCTAGATCTAAGCAAAGTATGGATATCTAAAATTTTAATAGGTATAAAAAGTATTTTTATATCATGTCTAGTACTTTTCTTCGCAGTACAGATTATTCCAATTATTTATAGTAATTCATTCCAAAATGCTATTTCATTTTTAAATGGATTTATAGCTATTATAATACTTGTTATTACATTTTCTTGGCAAATTCCTTTGTGGATTTATTTAGGCAATAAAATTGGTCTATTTATTACAACAATTATTTCAATAATTGTAAACTTTTTATCATCAGTTATAGCAGTTAAAAATCTTTGGTGGATATGTCCATTCACTTATCCATCTAGACTTATGTGCCCTATCTTAAAAATTTTACCTAACGGATTGCCAGCTACACCAGGCAGTGTAACATTTACTCCTGAATTTCTTAACATTTTAAATATACCTTTAGGTATAGCACTATCTATTATTTTATTTTGTCTTGTAACCTATTTAACTGCTAATTGGTATAAATCACAGGAGGTTTAA
- a CDS encoding glycoside hydrolase family 3 C-terminal domain-containing protein produces the protein MCLNIILEVDIVKNKRITHEYALEKAKELVSKMTLQERAEQLTYKAPAIKHLNIQRYNWWNEGLHGVARAGTATVFPQAIGLAAMFDDEFLKEIAGIIATEGRAKYNENSKKEDRDIYKGLTYWSPNVNIFRDPRWGRGHETYGEDPYLTSKLGVAFVNGLQGDGKYLKIAACAKHFAVHSGPEALRHEFNAVVSKKDLYETYLPAFEACVKEADVEAVMGAYNRTNDEPCCGSELLLKDILRGKWKFKGHVVSDCWAIADFHLHHNVTSTATESAALAIKNGCDLNCGNVYLQMLLAYKEGLVTDDDITRATERLMATRIRLGMFDEECEYNEIPYEMNDCKEHNEASLMASRKSIVMLKNNGLLPLDKSKLKSIGVIGPNANSELMLKGNYFGTASKYITILDGIHEAVDSENIRVFYSEGCHLYKDRVSDLAQADDRMAEAVTVAEHSDIVVLCLGLDSSIEGEQGDASNSEGAGDKLNLNLPGKQQELLENVLAVGKPVIVVLGAGSALTLQGQEEKCDSILNTWYPGSFGGRAVSDLLFGKCSPSGKLPVTFYKTTEELPEFTDYSMKGRTYRYMKGESLYPFGYGLTYSTVKLSDLTTSKVSKDFENVNVSIKITNTGNYDIEEVVQCYVKDLESKYAVDNYSLSGFKRIELKKGETKNVLMTIDRKSFEAVNDEGERILDSNKFKLFVGISQPDKRSVELTGISPLEANIELA, from the coding sequence ATGTGCCTAAATATAATTTTGGAGGTAGATATTGTGAAGAATAAGAGAATAACTCATGAATATGCATTAGAAAAAGCAAAAGAATTGGTTTCTAAAATGACACTTCAAGAAAGAGCAGAACAATTGACATATAAGGCTCCGGCCATAAAACATTTAAATATACAAAGATATAATTGGTGGAATGAAGGACTTCATGGCGTAGCAAGAGCAGGTACAGCAACCGTGTTTCCACAAGCTATTGGACTAGCTGCTATGTTTGATGATGAATTTTTAAAAGAAATTGCAGGAATTATAGCAACTGAAGGACGTGCAAAATATAATGAAAATTCTAAAAAAGAAGATAGAGATATATATAAAGGATTAACATATTGGTCACCGAATGTAAACATTTTTAGAGATCCTAGATGGGGAAGAGGCCATGAAACATATGGGGAGGATCCATACTTAACTTCTAAATTGGGAGTTGCCTTTGTTAATGGATTGCAAGGAGATGGAAAATATTTAAAGATAGCAGCATGTGCTAAGCATTTTGCAGTACACAGTGGGCCAGAAGCTTTAAGGCATGAATTTAATGCAGTTGTAAGCAAAAAGGATTTATATGAAACTTATTTGCCAGCTTTTGAAGCTTGTGTAAAAGAAGCTGATGTTGAAGCTGTAATGGGGGCTTATAATCGTACAAACGATGAACCTTGTTGTGGAAGTGAACTTTTATTAAAAGATATTTTAAGAGGAAAATGGAAATTTAAAGGTCATGTAGTATCTGATTGCTGGGCTATTGCAGATTTCCATTTACATCATAATGTTACAAGTACTGCTACTGAATCAGCTGCTCTTGCAATAAAAAATGGCTGTGATTTAAATTGTGGAAATGTATATCTTCAAATGTTGTTAGCATATAAGGAAGGGTTAGTAACAGATGATGATATAACAAGAGCAACAGAAAGATTGATGGCAACTAGAATTAGATTAGGCATGTTTGATGAAGAGTGCGAATATAACGAAATACCTTATGAAATGAATGATTGTAAGGAGCACAATGAAGCTTCTTTAATGGCTTCAAGAAAATCTATAGTAATGCTTAAGAATAATGGATTACTTCCATTGGATAAATCTAAATTAAAATCTATTGGAGTTATAGGACCTAATGCAAATAGTGAATTAATGTTAAAAGGAAATTATTTTGGTACAGCATCTAAATACATTACAATTTTAGACGGAATTCATGAAGCAGTAGATTCAGAGAATATAAGAGTATTTTATTCAGAAGGATGCCATTTATACAAAGATAGAGTATCAGATTTAGCACAAGCAGATGATAGAATGGCTGAAGCTGTAACTGTGGCAGAACACAGTGATATTGTTGTTCTTTGTTTAGGATTAGATTCTTCTATTGAAGGTGAACAAGGAGATGCAAGTAATAGTGAGGGTGCTGGAGATAAGTTAAACTTAAATTTACCAGGTAAACAACAAGAATTACTTGAAAATGTACTAGCAGTAGGTAAACCAGTTATAGTTGTCCTTGGAGCTGGAAGTGCATTGACATTACAAGGACAAGAAGAAAAATGTGATTCTATTTTAAATACATGGTATCCAGGCAGCTTTGGAGGTAGAGCAGTATCAGATTTATTATTTGGTAAATGTTCACCAAGTGGGAAATTGCCTGTGACTTTCTATAAAACTACTGAAGAGTTACCAGAATTCACTGATTACTCTATGAAAGGCAGAACTTATCGTTATATGAAAGGGGAAAGTTTATATCCATTTGGTTATGGTTTGACTTATTCAACAGTAAAATTATCAGATTTGACAACATCTAAGGTTTCAAAGGATTTTGAAAATGTTAATGTAAGCATCAAGATTACTAATACAGGAAATTATGATATAGAAGAAGTAGTTCAATGTTATGTAAAAGATCTTGAATCAAAATATGCAGTGGATAATTATAGCTTATCAGGATTTAAGCGTATTGAACTTAAAAAAGGTGAGACTAAGAATGTATTGATGACAATAGATAGAAAATCTTTTGAGGCTGTAAATGATGAAGGAGAAAGAATTCTTGACAGCAATAAATTTAAGTTGTTTGTTGGCATATCACAACCTGATAAAAGAAGTGTTGAGCTTACAGGAATATCTCCATTAGAAGCTAATATTGAATTGGCATAG
- a CDS encoding AraC family transcriptional regulator yields the protein MLKYESYHFGKNNLFSYYNPHDLNYPKHLHRSFEFIYVTNGNIEVSVNNRTFNIPENSCILILPYEVHSITTKKYSDANICVFPPEYVETFHNMIDGKTLENPVFNLSSNTEALVLDKIFKDNLNLLQMKGCLYLLCSEIIEHTKLLDSIKPDYELLHKTLTYVQENFTKNISLKSISSEFGYSYTYLSKYLNNILGTSLVNFINENRINYALYLLKNSQATITDIAYTCGYSSIRSFNRNFLRLTGKTPKSYR from the coding sequence ATGCTAAAATATGAGTCTTACCACTTTGGTAAAAATAATCTTTTTTCCTACTATAACCCTCATGATCTTAATTATCCAAAGCATTTGCATCGTAGCTTTGAGTTTATATATGTTACTAATGGCAATATTGAAGTTTCTGTTAATAACAGAACTTTTAACATACCCGAAAATAGCTGTATATTAATATTACCCTATGAAGTCCATTCCATTACAACAAAAAAATATTCAGATGCAAATATTTGTGTATTTCCACCTGAATATGTAGAGACCTTTCATAATATGATTGATGGTAAAACTTTAGAAAATCCAGTATTTAATTTATCTTCAAATACTGAAGCTTTAGTTCTAGACAAAATTTTCAAAGATAATTTAAATCTTCTTCAAATGAAAGGCTGCTTATATCTTTTATGCTCAGAAATTATTGAGCATACTAAATTATTAGATAGTATAAAACCTGATTATGAATTATTACATAAAACCCTCACCTATGTCCAAGAAAATTTCACTAAGAACATCTCATTAAAAAGTATTTCCTCCGAATTCGGTTATAGCTATACTTATCTTTCTAAATATCTAAATAACATTTTAGGTACATCATTAGTTAATTTTATTAATGAAAATAGAATAAACTATGCTTTATATTTATTAAAAAATAGTCAAGCTACAATTACAGATATAGCTTATACCTGTGGCTACTCAAGCATACGTTCTTTTAATAGAAATTTTCTAAGACTCACTGGAAAAACACCTAAATCTTATAGATAA
- a CDS encoding contractile injection system protein, VgrG/Pvc8 family, whose product MENNYDGEKTEPIDYREIKISTFDLEAIKSFRIESSINNHSTLELVGILPEDRKDHDISTSYNTPIEVYCENDQGHKTIYIGIITEIKVKNCAEYYELHIKAKSYTYLMDIKKKSRSFQNTDMKIINLISAITRPYYKAVFNYYIDNAPTNRLWVQYNETDWEFIKRVASYYNAGLFPNNTLEGVHYFVDTPELESKNLEINEYVASKSFEDYEDMKENDTPDLSEIDYITYRVKSYELLELGDNITFKEQVFYVSKLIYEIIENNSILENTYILQPKGGQKQKRLYGDNLSGISLKGSVLEVTGDKIKVKLDIDKDQDASEAYWFTYSTLSASTDGSGWYFMPEVNDRVRIYFPTNDEDDAFAISCIQQIKGDPAVKYISTIYGNKVVFGSDSVTITADNNATIVLGKNGGISINGGSISLNASEAINIRAEDSVVISGKSNVEISCDKGGKTILDGGGNIELKGTKVRIN is encoded by the coding sequence TTGGAAAATAACTATGATGGAGAAAAAACTGAACCTATAGATTACAGAGAAATAAAAATATCTACTTTTGATTTAGAAGCGATAAAAAGCTTTAGGATAGAATCTAGTATTAATAATCATAGTACTTTAGAGTTGGTTGGAATATTACCAGAGGACAGAAAGGATCATGACATTAGTACAAGTTATAATACTCCAATTGAAGTATATTGTGAAAATGATCAAGGACATAAAACAATTTATATTGGAATAATAACTGAAATAAAAGTTAAAAATTGTGCAGAGTATTATGAATTACATATTAAGGCTAAAAGTTATACTTATTTAATGGATATTAAAAAGAAAAGTCGTTCTTTTCAAAATACAGATATGAAGATTATTAATCTTATATCTGCAATTACAAGACCATATTATAAAGCTGTTTTTAATTATTATATTGATAATGCTCCAACAAATAGACTATGGGTTCAGTACAACGAAACAGATTGGGAATTCATAAAACGTGTAGCATCTTATTATAATGCGGGACTTTTTCCGAATAATACTTTGGAAGGAGTTCATTATTTTGTGGATACACCAGAATTAGAAAGCAAAAACTTAGAAATAAATGAATATGTAGCGTCTAAATCATTTGAAGATTATGAGGACATGAAGGAAAATGATACACCAGATTTAAGTGAAATAGATTATATAACCTATAGAGTTAAGAGTTATGAACTTTTAGAATTAGGCGACAATATCACATTTAAAGAACAAGTTTTTTATGTATCAAAACTTATTTATGAAATTATAGAGAATAACAGTATATTAGAGAATACGTATATTCTGCAACCTAAAGGTGGACAAAAACAAAAGCGATTATATGGAGATAATTTATCAGGAATATCATTAAAAGGAAGCGTTCTTGAAGTTACAGGCGATAAAATAAAAGTTAAATTGGATATAGATAAGGATCAGGATGCTAGTGAAGCTTATTGGTTTACTTATTCAACATTATCTGCTTCAACTGATGGAAGCGGTTGGTATTTTATGCCTGAAGTTAATGATAGAGTGAGAATATATTTCCCAACTAATGATGAAGATGATGCTTTTGCTATAAGTTGTATACAACAAATAAAGGGTGATCCAGCTGTAAAATATATATCAACTATTTATGGTAATAAAGTTGTATTTGGCAGTGACAGCGTAACAATAACAGCTGATAATAATGCAACAATTGTTCTTGGAAAAAACGGAGGTATTAGTATTAATGGAGGAAGTATAAGCTTAAATGCAAGTGAAGCTATTAATATTAGAGCTGAAGATAGTGTCGTCATATCTGGGAAAAGTAATGTAGAAATAAGCTGTGATAAAGGTGGGAAAACAATATTAGATGGTGGCGGAAATATAGAGCTTAAAGGCACAAAAGTGAGGATTAACTAG
- a CDS encoding DUF6442 family protein → MKKKKILNEDSNYLLSEERKKINAVANSMSITSVTIYILLLIVVEYVRSAQISYKLFSIFFISELAKAFYKYVKIKDKLYLLESIGCIISIIALFVLMI, encoded by the coding sequence ATGAAAAAAAAGAAAATACTAAATGAAGATTCTAACTATTTGCTTTCGGAAGAGAGAAAAAAAATTAATGCAGTAGCTAATAGCATGAGCATCACAAGTGTAACAATATATATATTACTTTTAATTGTGGTGGAATATGTTAGGAGTGCTCAGATATCATATAAACTTTTTAGCATATTTTTTATTAGTGAACTTGCTAAGGCTTTCTATAAATATGTAAAAATTAAAGATAAATTATACTTGTTAGAGTCCATTGGATGTATAATTTCAATTATTGCTTTATTTGTTTTAATGATATAA
- a CDS encoding lantibiotic protection ABC transporter ATP-binding protein: MNEFILRTEKLTKAFKKQYAVSNISLSIPSNSIYGLLGPNGAGKSTLLKMICGMLKPTSGNIVFNDHKWSRQDLKLIGSLIESAPLYENLTARDNLKVRTKLLGLPDSRIDEVLNIVDLKDTGKKHAGQFSMGMKQRLGIAIALINHPKLLILDEPTNGLDPFGIQELRNLIKSLPQKGITVIISSHILSEIEQIADYIGIICGGVLGYEGKLKKGEVLENLFMEVASKYRREI; encoded by the coding sequence ATGAATGAATTTATATTGCGCACAGAAAAACTTACTAAAGCATTTAAAAAACAATATGCAGTAAGTAACATATCACTTTCTATACCATCAAATTCAATTTACGGTTTACTAGGTCCAAATGGTGCTGGAAAATCTACTTTGCTAAAAATGATATGCGGAATGCTCAAACCAACTTCCGGAAATATTGTATTTAATGATCATAAGTGGAGTAGACAAGATTTAAAATTAATAGGTTCTCTTATAGAATCTGCACCATTATATGAAAATTTAACTGCTAGAGATAATTTAAAAGTTAGAACAAAATTACTTGGACTCCCTGATTCTCGAATAGATGAAGTCTTGAATATAGTAGACCTTAAAGATACTGGCAAAAAACACGCTGGCCAATTTTCAATGGGAATGAAGCAACGTTTAGGAATTGCAATTGCACTTATTAATCATCCAAAATTATTAATTTTAGATGAACCTACAAATGGACTTGATCCATTTGGAATACAAGAACTTAGAAATCTGATAAAATCATTACCACAAAAAGGTATCACAGTTATAATATCAAGCCATATTCTAAGTGAAATAGAACAAATTGCTGATTACATAGGCATTATTTGTGGCGGAGTTTTAGGATATGAAGGCAAATTGAAAAAAGGAGAAGTCTTAGAAAATCTATTCATGGAAGTTGCAAGTAAATATAGAAGGGAGATATAG
- a CDS encoding methyl-accepting chemotaxis protein, whose amino-acid sequence MRIFNNLKMLYKLLIAFIIMVIFIGSVGFVGISNMKKINSNVSNLYNMDLIGVKDLNMIKTNLMTVRADVLNILDPKNSSKISSYIDDINKLEEEDKKLAEEYKTTITTTIDEKQFAQFEKLIVDYRTSYNQIIDKVKISDYDGANFILPEASKIRVDMFAVLNKEIDLATKMAADDYNSSNAIFKSSTIISISIIAIAIIAAIILGTVISIVISKRLKDILEFSEAMGEGNLTATINIDSKDEIGNVAKALNKSKENIKILISEIMNGASDMSATSEELSATVEEVSSKMEVVNQSVEQISKGVQDLSATTEEVSASTEEISASTNELANRANDSEVSVNEIKERAVDIKVKASKNIEEGTVIYDQNRSNILKAIEKVKVVEDVKIMADSIGSIAQQTNLLALNAAIEAARAGEQGRGFAVVADEVRKLSEQASQAVLDIQSMVGEVQAAVGQLSQSGQDVLKFIENNVKPSYEFLQSTGTQYEKDAEFMNNITEEISSSSKQMNGVIEQISEAIQNVSATAEESATSTEEITNSVNEVTFAINDVAKSAQSQAELAQKLTDMVQNFKL is encoded by the coding sequence ATGAGAATTTTTAACAACTTAAAAATGTTATATAAGCTATTGATAGCTTTTATAATAATGGTAATATTTATTGGAAGTGTTGGTTTCGTAGGCATATCAAATATGAAAAAGATTAATTCAAATGTTTCAAACTTATATAATATGGATTTAATAGGCGTAAAGGATCTAAATATGATTAAAACAAATCTTATGACGGTTAGAGCAGATGTTTTGAATATTTTAGATCCTAAAAATAGCAGTAAAATTTCTAGTTATATTGATGATATTAACAAACTAGAAGAAGAAGATAAGAAGTTAGCTGAAGAGTATAAAACTACAATTACTACTACAATTGATGAGAAACAGTTTGCTCAGTTTGAAAAACTAATAGTTGATTACAGAACTTCTTATAATCAAATTATAGATAAAGTGAAAATTTCAGATTATGATGGGGCTAACTTTATTTTGCCTGAAGCTTCTAAAATTAGAGTGGATATGTTTGCTGTATTAAATAAAGAAATAGATTTAGCTACAAAAATGGCTGCTGATGATTATAATAGCAGCAATGCGATTTTTAAAAGTAGTACAATTATCTCTATTAGTATTATAGCAATAGCTATCATAGCAGCAATTATTTTGGGAACTGTTATATCTATTGTAATTTCAAAAAGATTAAAAGATATTTTAGAATTTTCGGAAGCTATGGGTGAGGGAAATCTTACAGCAACAATTAATATTGATTCAAAGGATGAAATAGGAAATGTTGCTAAAGCATTAAATAAATCTAAGGAAAATATTAAAATTTTAATAAGTGAAATAATGAATGGTGCTAGTGATATGAGTGCAACTAGTGAAGAATTGTCTGCAACTGTTGAAGAGGTTTCATCTAAAATGGAAGTAGTAAATCAATCAGTAGAACAAATATCTAAGGGAGTTCAAGATTTAAGTGCTACGACTGAGGAAGTAAGTGCATCAACGGAAGAAATAAGTGCTAGTACAAATGAACTTGCAAATAGAGCAAATGATTCGGAAGTATCTGTAAATGAGATAAAAGAGCGTGCTGTTGATATAAAAGTTAAAGCTTCAAAAAATATAGAAGAAGGTACAGTTATATATGACCAGAATCGCTCAAATATTTTAAAAGCAATTGAAAAAGTTAAAGTTGTAGAAGATGTTAAAATCATGGCAGATTCTATTGGTAGTATAGCACAGCAGACAAATTTATTAGCTTTAAATGCTGCAATAGAGGCAGCAAGAGCTGGTGAACAAGGAAGAGGATTTGCAGTAGTTGCAGATGAAGTAAGAAAGCTTTCTGAGCAAGCTTCACAAGCTGTTTTAGATATTCAAAGCATGGTTGGAGAGGTACAAGCAGCAGTTGGGCAGCTTTCACAAAGCGGACAAGATGTACTTAAGTTTATTGAGAATAATGTAAAACCAAGCTATGAATTTCTTCAGAGCACAGGCACTCAATATGAAAAAGATGCAGAATTTATGAATAACATTACAGAAGAGATTTCATCTTCGTCAAAACAAATGAATGGCGTTATTGAGCAAATAAGTGAGGCTATACAGAATGTATCTGCAACAGCAGAAGAATCAGCAACAAGCACTGAAGAAATAACAAATAGCGTTAATGAAGTAACTTTTGCCATTAATGATGTTGCAAAATCTGCACAAAGTCAGGCAGAACTTGCTCAAAAACTAACTGATATGGTACAGAATTTTAAATTGTAA
- a CDS encoding lantibiotic immunity ABC transporter MutG family permease subunit, with translation MKHTIFYWIHICIPILGVLLVVIDYFIHNSDGISSIGTLLETISLIFPILISVICSLVIEQEENAGNFKEILGNIYGKYLGFFSKILILLFFGLASTILTISGYFIVSKFFLQQDVFDLSFYIELIFITFGSQIFLYLFHTFLSFTLGSAGSIGISIFESLITALMETSLGDGVWFLIPCGWCIRFTKYFIAHQSLTSFFYYVLSIKCSILFTIIFFIFLIIWFHFYEGKKII, from the coding sequence ATGAAACATACAATTTTTTATTGGATTCATATTTGCATTCCAATTTTAGGAGTATTATTAGTTGTAATAGATTATTTTATCCATAATAGTGATGGAATAAGTAGCATTGGTACGCTCTTAGAAACTATTTCACTGATATTTCCTATTCTTATATCTGTAATATGTTCATTAGTAATAGAACAAGAAGAAAATGCAGGAAACTTCAAAGAAATTCTAGGTAATATTTATGGAAAGTATTTAGGTTTTTTCAGCAAAATATTAATATTGCTTTTTTTCGGGCTCGCTTCTACTATTTTGACTATCAGTGGATATTTTATAGTATCTAAATTTTTCTTACAGCAAGATGTATTTGATTTATCTTTTTATATAGAATTAATTTTTATAACATTCGGAAGTCAAATATTTTTATATTTGTTTCACACATTTTTAAGTTTTACACTAGGATCAGCTGGTTCAATTGGTATTTCTATATTTGAAAGTTTAATTACAGCTTTAATGGAAACAAGTCTTGGTGATGGTGTATGGTTCTTAATCCCCTGTGGATGGTGCATTCGTTTTACTAAGTATTTTATTGCACACCAATCATTAACTTCATTTTTTTACTATGTTTTAAGTATTAAATGTAGCATATTATTTACCATAATATTTTTTATATTTCTTATTATTTGGTTTCACTTCTACGAGGGTAAAAAAATTATTTAA